The sequence ACTCTCTTTAGAAGAAAATCTTCCTGTGAAAAGGGTTCATGGGGGAGTAATTTACTCCTTAGAAAAAATAGGATTAGAACCTATGTTTGACATCAAACTTTCCCAAAGGGTAGAGGAAAAAAAGAAATTAGCAAAGCTTGCCTCCAGTTTGGTAGAAGATGGAGATACAGTAATTTTAGACTCTGGAACTACCTGTTATTATCTTGCGAAAGAATTAGCCCAAATGAAGGGATTAAAGATTGTGACTGTAGATGTAAAGATAGCAGAAGAACTTGCAAGATATCCATCGATACAAACAATCTTAGTAGGAGGAGAAGTGAGACCTGGATATTTTAGTATTGGTGGGGAGATGGCTACAAAGTATTTATCTGAAATTCGAGCAGAAAAAGGGTTTTTAGCTACAGATGGTTGGGACATTGAAGGTACTTATA is a genomic window of Dictyoglomus sp. NZ13-RE01 containing:
- a CDS encoding DeoR family transcriptional regulator, with product MNKNERLSKILEILRAEGNASTKYLANILQVSEATIRRDLYKLSLEENLPVKRVHGGVIYSLEKIGLEPMFDIKLSQRVEEKKKLAKLASSLVEDGDTVILDSGTTCYYLAKELAQMKGLKIVTVDVKIAEELARYPSIQTILVGGEVRPGYFSIGGEMATKYLSEIRAEKGFLATDGWDIEGTYNASMFEVGVKRAIIKSSIKTYLIADHTKYGKIAFIKIADLSSFEGIIVDRELPEDVMKILKEKNIKIIF